The sequence ACCAATGGTTCATGGCCATTCAAGTGTTTCAGAGACTGAGCTTGAGgttctcttattttattttgttaagtGTTTAATATCTGTTTTGACTCATTTAAACAAACGTAGAGTAGATAATTGACCTTTGTAGCAAGTGAACTGATTATCAACAACTGTTGGAGGGACACGAGTCAATTTAAGAGTTATTTGATTACAAACGAGTCAGTTTAAGAGTCACTGTTTCATACGagtgtgttaaagggttagttcacccaaaaatgaaaattctgtcatttattacttaccctcatgccgttccacacctgtaagaccttcgttcatcttcagaacacaaattgaccCTCCTATTACCCTCAAAATCCAGTAACACGGTTTTGCCAGTGGGGTCAATTTGGCCCCAGCAATTAAAAACCTCCAGAATATAATTTTATCTATTTAGGTTTATGTATCGGGTACTTTATGTTTCTTCACTGACAACTcaaatacccccccccccccccccatcccatcccatcccatcccatcccatcccatcccatctCATCTGGAATACCTATTGCTCGTCTATGGAAAAATGTGCAAATCACCATAAAATTTCATGATTGGCACAAAAAAATGGCTTATTCATATATTAATGGATTGACTCTTCAGGAGGTGACCGTCCTGCTGCTTGCTGGACACTCTGGGATATTCTGAAGGCTTCTTCATTGCAGTTGAATTTCTCAACTTGAAGTTCTTGATGGACCAGTAAATGGTTCTTTCAGATGATCAAAATGGCCTCACATGCAAAGAAATTGCTGCAAAGTGATGATGGGTACATGTCTTTCTTTAGAGGTAACCATTGAAGACGCAAGAACACAATGACTGGAAGCACTTTTTCCTCCTGACTAGAACTTGTTTGCACTTTCCCATGTGCTGATGTGATTAGTGAAATTATGCTAGCTGATCACCTTTTACCAGGACCTCAAACAGGTCCTTTTTTTTGCCAATAAAGCGTTTACTGTATGTACTGTAAATACTGTATGTAAAATTCATCTGATCAACGCCACAACTGAAGCAGCAAACTTTTAACAAGCAGTTCATCTAATGAGGGTTTCTGAGACTAGGACCCACTGCAGAGAACCACCAAAACTTTTGGCCATGGCTTTACCCTATCATTCAAGTGGGGGGTGGGACCATAATACCTCCAGCACCTTGTGGTTGAGAGACAACAGAAGAGAAAACACTAAGAATCTCATTCTGAGCAGGATGTCTCAAAATTAGGATTCTCCTCATCTctgttttcattaaaattattaaattcttCATCGTGAAAAATTTATGTTTACCTAGTTGTTCCCATTAAATGACAAAACGTCATCAaatatgaagcaaaaaaaaaagaagatgtcAACCATATTTTTAGATGTGTTAAACATTGTGTGGGGTCTCATAGACCCCAAAGATAATACCAgggttaagatatttttgtaatCCGGtagctccatgaggcctccatagggagaaatggacacttcctctctcaagatccataaaggtactaaaatatatttaaattagttcatgtgagtacagtggttcaatgttaatattataaagcaacgagaatatttttggtgcgccaaaaacaaaaaacaaaataacgacttatttaatgatggccgatttcaaaacactgcttcaggaagattcggatcataaatgaatcagtgtgtcgaatcatgattcagatcgcgtgtcaaaccgctaacggctgaaatcacgtgactttggcgctcccaaccgctgattcgacacactgattcattatgctctgatgcttcctgaagcagtgttttgaaatctgccaacactatataagtcgttatttttttttttttttggtgcaccaaaaatattcttgtcgctttataatattaatattgaaccactgtactcacatgaactgatttaaatatgtttttagtacattaatggatcttgacagaggaaatgtcattgcttcctatggaggctcacggagccatcggatttcaactaaaatatcttaatttgtgttctgaagatgaacgaaggtcttacgggtgtggaacgacatgagggtgagtaataaatgacagaattttcatttttgggtgaactaaccctttaagagtcaTCTCTGTTTCCAACAAGTCATTATTGATTTCTTCTATAGTGTGATTCATTGTATTTGAGGAAACTGATTGATTAGTTCAGCTATATGTAGTCATTGTATTTTTGGGGTCTCGTACAGTGTTGAACTATAGGACTTTATCATACTGTGTGTAGTTCATTGTGATTTTCCCTTAACAATTTTTGTTTCTTCCACTGTGTAAATTGATATacattattcatatttttcttttgttttattgttatttttgtttagttattGTCTATTTAATACATTGTTTATTCAAACACATAATAGTAAGGTTTATTAATTGGAGGCACAGCGCTATATAACAAATTGTTCTTGTGTATCTAATTTTCAGGAAAGCACCAGTCATTATCTTTGTAACTACATCTGGGACAGCAGGGCTCCTGTCAGGACATTATATGAGTGAACCCGGCTGGAGAGGGTTACATAATAAGACAATATTAGCAAATGTTTATTAATGGCCAATCATTGAAGACCAAACACAATAAATATGaacattaagaaaataaaaaataaatatttgagcTGGTAAAGTTGTCTGTTGCTCTTCAAATCTGTCATGTGGCACTTGGAATAACAGTGATATTTTTCTGCAGTGTTACTTTAACTCTATTTAGAGAGGAACATATGAACTCtgagctgatttaactctggggattttactgtctAGAGTTGATAATAAATAAGTTGAAAGAATCTATATGTCATTCAACattttctattattaaaattgtatgtatatttgtgttttataaacGTCACAACACAAGAATGCTGTTAGTAAAGATGTTTATTTGAGCTGGTGTTGTTGAATTACAGGTTACAAGAAACTTTATACTCAACTTTTAGTTTTTCTTTAAGAATAAACCATATTTCATTTCACTAAGACATATAGATgctcaatcattttaaattattttttcattttaaagtcatttgTAAAGATATGACTAGAAACAGGAGTAGAAGAAAGTATCCACACCACCAGAATCCCAAGATCCCATGAAATCAACTGATGTGATTGTGCTTTActttgattttcttttaaatagtcAATATGATTTATGCCAAATCCTTGAATCATGATCTTCTAATGTCTAGTTGACTGTAAGTGTGTTTGATTGAACAGTCTGTGTTAAAAATATTGAGCCATTTTTCCAGAAGAGAATGACTGCAATTTCCAAATGTTTCTAAAAGCCACAGATGAAAactcattttgatttcatggggtctttaaaacatatatagtgcACACTGGTATTTTATActctaaaattaatttaattgtacTGATATAAGCACATTATCTgatgaaaacagaacaaaaagtGTTTGCCAATTAAAAAAGATGTGCCAGTCGTGAAAGAACAGCACAAACGAATCCTTCACTCTTAATTTCTGCTGCAGATGAAGTTGAGTCTGTCAGTCTCAGGACGGCTGATCCAGAGCTGATCTCCTCCAGACTGAACTGCTCCAGATCTCACTGTATGCTCACAGTCCTCTCCTGTGCCGTTCCCTGGAGCCCAGTTCTGATAGCACTCGGTCTGTCCGCTCACCCAGAACCAGAGGCCCAGAGTGCAGGAGTGACGCAAACCCAACCACACCGCCTCAGTAGACGCCCATTTGACCACATTCATCACACGACGCTGAATCTCTCCTGAATGAACCGAGACCAGATACGTATGATTCTGTCTGCAGTATGTCAGAGCTTCAGACCACGTCAGATTCTCTTTGATCAGAATCAGTTTTTCTGGACACAAAACAAACCACAAGCAGAAACTAGAGAGAGACTGATCAAAAACAACATGCAGAACAAACACTGTGGAGGAATTTGTCATGTCAGACATGTAGTGtgaactttaaagggttagttcgccccaaaattaaatttctgtcattaattactcatcctcgtGTCATCccaaactcgtaagactttaattcatcttcagaacacaaattaagatgtttttgatgacacaatgctgtcagatttccttccattcACTGCTTTTTTAACTCAATTGACACTTCAACAACTCCATAAAGAGATCAgaaaattaatccatatgaatcaagcagtttagtccaaattttctgaagagaatcaaTCGAATTTATTATCCAGACGCCAAAAAAAGTGCAAGTGCAGAGTGTACAGTCTTGTCTTGCACTTTTTGTGGCCTCTGGATAATAAATTCGTTGGAGCTTTTTTGACTTCATTCTCGTGTGCGGatctttcatttttttgatCTTTGAgcattttgtcattaaaaatatcttcatttgtgttctgaagatgaatgaaagtcttacaggtttggaacgacatgagggtgaataattaatgacagaaattatattttgggatgaactaaccctttaagatatctggaggtgatggatggattgtgtgtgtttgtgaggatCTGCTCACCTTCATGACACACAAAAGGAAATTCCTTGTAGCAAGGGTTGTCATTCCATTCTCTCTGAGTGTCATCAGTGATCACTGCACATTTTTCATTTACATCATTAGGTTCACCAGACTTCCAGTATCTGAATAAGGAGTCACTCTGATCTGACCACTGCCATGAGACTCTGAACAGACCGATCCAGACATCACCAGATATGTGACTATTATTACTAATGAACTGCTGAAGCTGTTGATTCTCATTCTGGTTCCTCACACTGACCAGATCAATGTGATTCTGTCTGCAGTAACTCTGAGCGTCTCTCCAATTCTTCATCTGATTGACAAAGACGAGTCCTGTGTTTGctttaagaaaaacaataataaaaaaaagttaattattcTCACACTGCTTTATGGTTTGATGTGAACAGGAGCAGCAGTGGAAACATCAGAAACACGTGTCATTCAAAGACTGTTTCTACAGCTGATGATATACTGAATCTTCTCAATATCTTCAggattattttaaagatttaacaTGAAGTAACATTTGTGAACATCATgatgattttaaaaagtaacataATTTTGGTAATAGCGACACCTACAGGTGAACAGAATGAGTGTTAGTTTAAACCTGTCATCAGTGTAGGAGCCTATTTTGATTGGATTcagtttttgaatatttttgtttgaGTTGGCTTCATTTGTGAGCTTACTTTGTTTGTGTGTACcatttggataaatattctgtatttttacattgaaaatatgtaatatgttaAAATTGTGTACTGGCTCTTTAAGAATCACGACTGTGAAGCTTGGGCGGTAGTGCGCTCTTTGGAATACAGTGGAGTCGCAGAGTTTTCTTTACCGCATCCGTGATATTTACGATCTAAGattatattttgcttttttaattttatttgttttatttaactgacaaGCAAGattaaaggaagatattttatcAGAAAATGGACTACGTGGATTGTTTTATTGGACACGGAGCGAGTGAAACCAAAACTGAAACAAAATGCGCACTCACATTAGTAGGCCTAAAGAAAACTAACTCCTGAAGGATAAGGACGTGTTTGACACGGAGATATGTGGATGTTTTACGGAACAGTGGATCTTGCAGTACATGTTATGTGGAGTTTCGTTGGAAAAGGACGTTCTAGGATTACCTCAGAAGCGCGGCCTTATCTACCCGCGATCTAATGGCGCAGTTTCTGCGGAGAAGATTTCCgaggtaaaaaaatataaacgtGATACTGCACAGTTCAGTAAACGATATAAGGACAATTAATCATTCGTTTTGATGGTTTAAACTAAAGAATGGATGAAAGTACGAAGATAAATGAGGATTGCACTAGTGCTAAAAGGCCAATAAAAATGACGGAGAAAGCAAAGGAagaaaaattgcaaaggcttttgCAGTCAAGGAAAGCTAAAGTTGCTCAGCTCACAAGTAAATCTAAGGAAATTGAACAACTTATGGATGATTCTGCACATATTGACATTGTTCGAACTAAACTGGAAACTGAGTACAAAAATTTGTATAAAGATTTGTCAGTTGAATCACGCTGTTGAGGAGTTTATGTCTGATGAAGATTATGCAAAGGACCAGCATACATGGTTTGAACCAAGAGTCAGCTCATGTGAAAGATTTATTAATGCAGTCAACAAGTGGATGAAACAGGTTGCAGAAAATGCTGAGCAAGCAATACAGTGCGATCTAGAAGTGAATCCTGATGATAGCATTTCCTCTGTGTCAGTGACTTCCAGTAAGAAGCATAAGAAACATGGGTCAGTAGATGGCAGATCTATAACTTCTTCTGCACAAATATCTGCTGAAGCAGAAAGAGCTGCACTGCTTGTTAAACATGCTGCATTGAAGAAGATACAAGCTATTGAACGACAAGAGGCTGAACTAAAAGCTAAAAGAGAAGAATTCGAGCTAGAAGTTGC is a genomic window of Megalobrama amblycephala isolate DHTTF-2021 linkage group LG3, ASM1881202v1, whole genome shotgun sequence containing:
- the LOC125264372 gene encoding macrophage mannose receptor 1-like; translation: MEQTLYFILLLIALCSVSECVQRQYYYISEAKSWTEAQRYCREKYTDLATVDNMNDMNVVKSLIEVKYVWIGLQRTSVDKWQWSSGDPVLYLNWSIGQPNNGHECAVMKNGQWHDVSCSNNQTFICNNTNTGLVFVNQMKNWRDAQSYCRQNHIDLVSVRNQNENQQLQQFISNNSHISGDVWIGLFRVSWQWSDQSDSLFRYWKSGEPNDVNEKCAVITDDTQREWNDNPCYKEFPFVFCLWFVLCPEKLILIKENLTWSEALTYCRQNHTYLVSVHSGEIQRRVMNVVKWASTEAVWLGLRHSCTLGLWFWVSGQTECYQNWAPGNGTGEDCEHTVRSGAVQSGGDQLWISRPETDRLNFICSRN